The Campylobacter sp. RM10537 genome has a segment encoding these proteins:
- a CDS encoding pseudouridine synthase: MRINKFISHNSRYSRREADELIKQGLVKINNKIAHLSDDVKFDDKVFLKGKRLQKRTQFSVIIYHKQKGEIVSKKDDRGRKTIYDTLPRQFNTWLSVGRLDFASEGLLLLTDSPVIADALMHSDLEREYYLKVKGIVNKQVIEAMQNGLEIKNEKKGAHVKTKITSMTFSPFLDFEIFGSSGGYTKLRVVINEGKNRELRRFFGHFDLEVMDLKRVAFGALDLGILKAGKYRYLENGEYDKLRDFLKSNEIKY, encoded by the coding sequence ATGAGAATCAATAAATTTATATCGCATAATAGTCGTTATTCTCGTCGCGAAGCTGATGAGCTTATTAAACAGGGCTTAGTGAAAATCAATAATAAAATAGCTCATTTAAGTGATGATGTTAAATTTGATGATAAGGTTTTTTTAAAAGGAAAAAGGCTACAAAAAAGAACGCAATTTAGCGTCATCATTTATCATAAACAAAAAGGCGAAATAGTCAGTAAAAAAGACGATCGCGGAAGAAAGACGATTTATGATACTTTGCCAAGACAATTTAATACTTGGCTTAGTGTAGGAAGACTTGATTTTGCAAGCGAAGGTTTGCTTTTACTAACAGATTCTCCTGTTATAGCTGATGCTTTAATGCATAGTGATTTAGAGCGTGAATATTATCTTAAAGTCAAAGGCATAGTAAATAAACAAGTCATAGAAGCTATGCAAAATGGCTTAGAGATAAAAAATGAAAAAAAAGGCGCTCATGTAAAAACCAAAATTACCTCTATGACTTTTTCTCCTTTTTTGGATTTCGAAATTTTTGGCTCTAGCGGTGGTTATACTAAGTTAAGAGTTGTTATTAATGAGGGTAAAAATAGAGAACTTAGGAGATTTTTTGGGCATTTTGATTTAGAAGTTATGGATCTTAAACGTGTGGCTTTTGGGGCTTTAGATTTGGGTATTTTAAAAGCTGGAAAATATCGCTATTTGGAAAATGGAGAATACGATAAATTAAGAGATTTTTTAAAATCTAATGAAATCAAATATTAA
- the rlmN gene encoding 23S rRNA (adenine(2503)-C(2))-methyltransferase RlmN has translation MQKSINILDFLPEELENKIQPMFRVKQIYQWIYQKYADSFLEMSSLPKNLREELNKEYYFDAVKCVFKEKSKDESIKYLFELKDGLRIESVLLPMKKEKFNEEGKRIAHAKFTICVSSQVGCKSGCSFCLTAKGGLKRNLSAGEIVAQILYIKKDNQIPYERRINIVYMGMGEPLDNLKNVAKAVKILSCNDGLAISPRRQTISTSGLAKQIKELGKMNLGVLLAISLHAVNDELRTELMPINKAYNIAAIMEAVKEFPIDQRKRVMFEYLLIDNINDKIEHAKELVKLLNGIKAKVNLILFNPHEGSLYQRPKLENAIKFQDLLSQKGITCTIRESKGLDISAACGQLKERIKTS, from the coding sequence TTGCAAAAGAGTATTAATATTTTAGATTTCCTTCCTGAAGAATTAGAAAATAAAATTCAACCAATGTTTCGCGTGAAACAAATTTATCAATGGATTTATCAAAAATACGCTGATAGTTTTTTAGAAATGAGCTCTTTACCTAAAAATTTAAGAGAAGAATTAAATAAAGAATATTATTTTGATGCAGTAAAATGTGTTTTTAAAGAAAAAAGTAAAGACGAAAGTATTAAATATCTTTTTGAATTAAAAGATGGATTACGCATAGAAAGCGTTTTGCTACCGATGAAAAAAGAGAAATTTAATGAAGAGGGAAAAAGAATAGCTCATGCAAAATTTACAATCTGTGTTTCATCTCAAGTAGGATGTAAAAGCGGATGTAGTTTTTGTTTAACCGCAAAAGGAGGGCTTAAAAGAAATCTTAGCGCTGGAGAAATTGTTGCACAAATTCTTTACATTAAAAAGGATAATCAAATTCCTTATGAAAGAAGAATCAATATAGTTTATATGGGGATGGGAGAACCTCTTGATAATCTTAAAAATGTAGCTAAAGCAGTTAAAATACTCTCCTGTAATGATGGTTTAGCTATCAGCCCTCGCAGACAAACTATCAGCACAAGCGGATTAGCTAAACAAATAAAAGAACTAGGCAAGATGAATTTAGGAGTACTTCTTGCTATATCTCTACATGCAGTAAATGATGAACTTCGCACAGAATTAATGCCGATCAATAAAGCTTACAATATCGCTGCTATCATGGAAGCGGTTAAAGAATTTCCTATAGATCAAAGAAAAAGAGTAATGTTTGAATATTTATTGATAGATAATATAAATGATAAAATAGAACACGCCAAAGAGCTTGTTAAGCTTTTAAATGGTATTAAAGCTAAAGTAAATTTAATACTTTTTAATCCTCATGAAGGAAGTTTATACCAACGTCCTAAATTAGAAAATGCTATCAAATTTCAAGATTTACTTAGTCAAAAAGGTATAACTTGCACCATAAGAGAAAGTAAAGGTCTTGATATCTCGGCTGCTTGCGGACAATTAAAAGAAAGGATAAAAACATCGTGA
- the rpsJ gene encoding 30S ribosomal protein S10, which produces MERIRLKLKAYDHRVLDRTVAAIVEAVKRTGADIRGPIPMPTKIKRYTVLKSPHINKDSREQFEIRIHARMLDIVAATPDTVDSLTKLDLAPEVSVEVRAMGK; this is translated from the coding sequence ATGGAAAGAATCAGGCTTAAGCTAAAAGCTTATGACCATCGAGTACTAGACAGAACAGTTGCAGCAATCGTAGAAGCTGTTAAAAGAACAGGTGCGGATATTAGAGGTCCAATACCAATGCCTACAAAAATCAAACGCTATACAGTTTTAAAATCTCCACATATTAATAAAGATTCTCGTGAGCAGTTTGAAATTAGAATTCACGCTCGTATGCTAGATATAGTAGCAGCGACTCCAGATACAGTTGATTCTTTAACTAAGCTTGATTTGGCGCCAGAAGTAAGCGTTGAAGTTAGAGCTATGGGTAAATAA
- a CDS encoding dicarboxylate/amino acid:cation symporter, producing MAISLILGFALGYFLLYLADFSNEEISKFNSLNSLRWFYEIHIWMNFLNTLYISILRLLIIPLVFISLIHVLIHLDEKIQVKALFSRAFFWFLFSTGISACIGITIAIIANLGNNIALQSNSKNLHELKSLDEIILNLIPNNIISAMNSNNILGVIIFAFILSFGIRNLKENRGFRIFSLLTSFLHQVIMKISLYVIKIMPYFIITMIANALILNGYKVLIDSIYFIALLYVAFMAVFILHALLLLFHGLNPFIYYKKAFPALLMAFSSRSSAGTLPVTISTLTQNLGVTHTNASFVASLGTTMGMNGCSGYYAGMIAVFMFHALNIPIGMSEILTTVALCIIASFGIAGIPGITIMIISVMLSGLGMQSHFALLAVILAIDPILDMARTCSNVSGAMVVSLITDKEMKNLDIKKYQES from the coding sequence ATGGCAATTTCTTTAATTTTAGGTTTTGCTTTGGGATATTTTTTGCTTTATTTGGCAGATTTTTCTAATGAGGAAATATCAAAATTTAATTCTTTGAATTCTTTGCGTTGGTTTTATGAAATTCATATTTGGATGAATTTTTTAAATACTTTGTACATAAGTATTTTAAGACTTTTAATTATCCCTTTAGTGTTTATTTCTTTAATCCATGTTCTTATACATTTGGATGAAAAAATTCAAGTGAAAGCTTTGTTTTCTCGGGCTTTTTTTTGGTTTTTGTTTTCAACAGGTATTTCAGCTTGTATCGGAATTACTATTGCAATAATTGCAAATCTTGGAAATAATATAGCCCTTCAATCAAATTCAAAAAATCTTCATGAACTTAAAAGCCTAGATGAGATTATTTTAAATTTAATTCCAAATAATATTATTAGCGCTATGAATTCAAATAATATTTTGGGAGTAATTATCTTCGCCTTTATTTTATCTTTTGGAATCAGAAATTTAAAAGAAAATCGCGGATTTAGAATTTTTTCTTTACTGACTAGTTTTTTACATCAAGTTATTATGAAAATTAGCCTTTATGTGATTAAAATCATGCCTTATTTTATTATTACGATGATTGCTAATGCGTTGATTTTAAATGGCTATAAAGTACTTATTGATTCAATTTATTTTATAGCTTTGCTGTATGTCGCTTTTATGGCCGTTTTTATTTTGCATGCATTATTATTATTATTTCATGGATTAAATCCTTTTATATATTATAAAAAAGCCTTTCCAGCTTTGTTAATGGCTTTTAGTTCAAGAAGTTCAGCAGGAACTTTGCCAGTTACTATTTCTACTTTAACTCAGAATTTAGGCGTTACCCATACTAATGCTTCTTTTGTTGCAAGTCTTGGTACAACTATGGGAATGAATGGTTGCTCCGGATATTATGCAGGTATGATAGCTGTTTTTATGTTTCATGCCCTAAATATACCCATAGGAATGAGTGAAATATTGACAACTGTTGCTTTATGTATTATTGCTTCTTTTGGGATAGCTGGAATTCCTGGTATTACAATAATGATTATTTCTGTGATGCTTTCAGGACTTGGAATGCAAAGTCATTTTGCTTTATTGGCGGTCATTTTAGCTATAGATCCTATACTTGATATGGCAAGAACTTGTAGTAATGTTTCAGGTGCTATGGTTGTAAGTCTTATAACGGATAAGGAAATGAAAAATTTAGATATAAAAAAATATCAAGAAAGCTAA
- a CDS encoding glycosyl transferase family 90 encodes MFKSRLFMNLKGISSAFIPRFIFQKNLDKIFNEILKYKDFELEHIATRVNYYNKIKSHFSIEDNKVNKIGKLPFKNTSYAYDAYEISKYFKDSFLWNKKFSDVNYIFSNPTICKSRPIKESSNNILLNLDKNRHFVFIKDPLKFKEKKDIAIYRGAVYQEHRKKFFESYFNANFCDIGDTGKHDSLYKKNFLSKKEQSKYKFIISLEGNDVATNLKWAMSSNSLVLSTKMTCETWFMEGKLKANEHFVLINNENLLDTINYFIQHPKQAIEIINNAHNFINQFLNRKKEFHISILVLAKYFYYSDQLKINQKEILQIFQ; translated from the coding sequence ATGTTTAAATCTAGATTATTTATGAATTTAAAAGGAATTTCAAGTGCCTTTATTCCAAGATTTATATTTCAAAAAAATTTAGATAAAATTTTTAATGAAATTTTAAAATACAAAGATTTTGAATTAGAACATATAGCTACTAGAGTCAATTACTACAATAAAATAAAAAGTCATTTTAGTATTGAAGATAACAAAGTAAACAAAATAGGAAAATTACCTTTTAAAAATACATCTTATGCATATGATGCTTATGAAATTAGTAAATATTTCAAAGATAGCTTTTTATGGAATAAAAAATTTTCAGATGTCAATTATATCTTTTCAAATCCCACAATTTGCAAATCAAGACCTATAAAAGAAAGTTCTAATAATATTTTACTCAATCTTGATAAAAATAGACATTTTGTATTTATTAAAGATCCTTTAAAATTTAAAGAAAAAAAAGATATAGCCATCTATAGAGGTGCAGTATATCAAGAACATAGAAAAAAATTTTTTGAAAGCTATTTTAATGCAAATTTTTGCGATATAGGAGATACTGGAAAACATGATAGCCTTTATAAGAAAAATTTTTTAAGTAAAAAAGAACAAAGCAAATATAAATTTATTATCTCTTTAGAAGGAAACGATGTTGCAACAAATCTAAAATGGGCAATGAGTTCAAATTCTTTAGTATTATCCACAAAAATGACTTGTGAAACTTGGTTTATGGAGGGAAAATTAAAAGCCAATGAACATTTTGTTTTAATTAATAATGAAAATTTACTAGATACGATAAATTATTTTATACAACACCCAAAACAAGCGATTGAAATTATCAATAATGCTCATAATTTTATCAATCAATTTTTAAATAGAAAAAAAGAATTTCATATTAGCATATTAGTTTTAGCCAAATATTTTTATTATTCAGACCAATTAAAAATCAATCAAAAAGAAATTTTGCAAATATTCCAATAA
- the rsmA gene encoding 16S rRNA (adenine(1518)-N(6)/adenine(1519)-N(6))-dimethyltransferase RsmA, producing MVKAKKHYGQNFLNNKSILDKIIQAIPNSVKNIVEIGPGLGDLTQELLKISNVKSYEIDSDLIPILQNKFQKELECGRLNLIHKDASEVTCLDEKKYFLVANLPYYIASHLILKVLEDENCSGLIVMVQKEMALKFCAKQGEKDFSALGVLSTVICDCEILFDVSPEYFSPPPKVMSAVIKMTKFREYKDFCHIDTFKRFLKECFKSPRKQLMGNLKNHKIELEKIFKELEIKLNSRPHEICVDSYLKIYERVKEDYERK from the coding sequence ATGGTAAAAGCGAAAAAACATTACGGACAAAATTTTTTAAATAATAAAAGCATATTAGATAAAATCATCCAAGCCATACCCAATAGTGTAAAAAATATAGTAGAAATTGGGCCTGGCTTAGGTGATTTAACGCAAGAGCTTTTGAAAATTTCTAATGTAAAATCATATGAGATTGATTCAGATCTTATACCTATTTTACAAAACAAATTTCAAAAAGAGTTAGAGTGCGGAAGGCTTAATTTAATTCATAAGGATGCAAGTGAAGTTACATGCCTAGATGAAAAAAAGTATTTTTTAGTTGCCAATTTGCCTTACTATATAGCAAGTCATTTGATTTTGAAAGTTTTAGAGGATGAAAATTGTTCCGGCTTAATAGTAATGGTACAAAAGGAAATGGCATTGAAATTTTGTGCCAAACAAGGCGAAAAAGATTTTTCTGCTTTGGGAGTTTTAAGCACTGTCATTTGTGATTGTGAAATACTTTTTGATGTTAGTCCTGAATATTTTTCTCCACCGCCTAAAGTGATGTCAGCGGTGATAAAAATGACTAAATTTAGGGAATACAAAGATTTTTGCCATATCGACACTTTTAAGAGATTTTTAAAAGAATGTTTCAAATCTCCAAGAAAGCAACTTATGGGAAATTTAAAAAACCATAAGATAGAATTGGAAAAGATTTTTAAAGAGTTGGAAATTAAATTAAATTCAAGACCACATGAAATCTGCGTTGATTCATACCTTAAAATTTACGAAAGAGTAAAGGAAGACTATGAACGAAAATAA
- a CDS encoding Gfo/Idh/MocA family protein — MLTNSKRKNVAFLGAGSIANKVAPMLKQARFHPYAVGSLNHAKEFAFRHGFEKFYTNYEKLLEDKNIDLVYINTPHSLHYEHIKICLENYKNVLCEKSFTLNFKQAKELIELAKTKKLLLAEAIWTRYMPYINIIKDFLAKDLIGEIVSIEANLAYNVMHKNRITSLELGGGALLDVGIYTLNFALSFLKDEIKNIIATCKKMPSGVDESNGIILEFQKGAFAFLNSSVAAISDRKGVINGTKGYICVDNINNPKSIKVYNKERKLIKHSLVPNQINGFEYEFQACFKAIEQNKIECDEMNHEEILKMMNLMDKVREKMGVKFIGE, encoded by the coding sequence ATGCTTACAAATTCTAAGCGAAAAAATGTCGCTTTTTTAGGTGCTGGTTCTATAGCAAACAAAGTTGCACCAATGTTAAAACAAGCTAGATTCCATCCTTATGCGGTGGGATCTTTAAATCATGCAAAAGAATTTGCTTTTAGACATGGTTTTGAAAAATTTTATACAAATTATGAAAAATTGCTTGAAGATAAAAATATAGATCTTGTTTATATCAATACTCCACATTCTTTGCACTACGAACATATAAAAATTTGCCTTGAAAATTATAAAAATGTCCTTTGTGAAAAATCCTTTACTTTAAATTTCAAACAAGCCAAAGAGCTTATAGAATTAGCAAAGACTAAAAAATTACTTTTGGCTGAAGCTATTTGGACGCGTTATATGCCTTATATAAACATCATTAAAGATTTTTTAGCAAAGGATTTAATCGGCGAAATAGTTAGTATAGAAGCAAATTTAGCCTACAATGTCATGCATAAAAACCGCATAACAAGCTTAGAGCTTGGTGGAGGTGCTTTGCTTGATGTTGGAATTTATACTCTTAATTTTGCACTTAGTTTTTTAAAAGATGAAATTAAAAATATAATCGCAACTTGTAAAAAAATGCCTAGTGGCGTAGATGAAAGCAATGGAATTATTTTAGAATTTCAAAAGGGTGCTTTTGCTTTTTTAAATTCAAGCGTAGCTGCTATTAGCGATAGAAAAGGCGTTATCAATGGAACAAAAGGTTATATTTGCGTCGATAATATCAATAATCCTAAGTCAATAAAGGTTTATAACAAAGAAAGAAAGCTAATCAAGCATTCTCTTGTACCAAATCAAATCAATGGCTTTGAATATGAATTTCAAGCCTGTTTTAAAGCTATAGAGCAAAATAAAATAGAATGTGATGAAATGAATCATGAAGAAATCTTAAAAATGATGAATTTGATGGATAAAGTGCGTGAAAAAATGGGAGTAAAATTTATCGGTGAGTGA
- a CDS encoding ribonuclease J, with protein MNENNNENTENSVKTKKNRFYNKFKNRKKKTTDSENSNEAQEQAKFKNSNEKINANEEFKEKRKKKNRNLPSKLSGNEDWQIALAECIEANRVSHENRLHPLKYNNSSEHKIRVIPLGGLGEIGGNITVFETNNEAIIVDIGMSFPDGTMHGVDIIIPDFSYIRKIKDKIKGIIITHAHEDHIGAVPYFFKEFQFPIYATPLALGMISNKFEEHNLKAERKWFRPVEKRKVYEIGEFSVEWIHITHSIIDASALVIKTNAGTIIHTGDFKIDQTPIDGYPSDLNRLAYYGEEGVLCLLSDSTNSYKEGYTKSESSVGPTFDQIFSKTKGRVIMSTFSSNIHRVFQAISYGLKYGRKVCVIGRSMERNLYTAMELGYIKLDRKIFIDADEVNKFKDNEVLIVTTGSQGETMSALYRMATDEHKFIKIKPTDQIIISAKAIPGNEANVSAVLDYLLKAGAKVAYQEFSEIHVSGHASIEEQKLMLTLVKPKFFLPVHGEYNHILKHKETAMKCGVPERNIYLMSDGDQVEICQKYIKRVKTVKTGKVFVDNQINKQIADDVVIDRQNLADNGIVVIIAQLDKATKTLINKPRVFSYGLVADKHDHAFSKEMADILSQFFANVKDEILNDPRFLENQIRQVLRKHIFRKIKKYPTIVPTIFVM; from the coding sequence ATGAACGAAAATAACAATGAAAATACTGAAAATTCTGTAAAAACAAAAAAAAATAGATTTTATAATAAATTTAAAAATCGCAAGAAAAAAACAACAGATTCTGAAAATTCTAATGAAGCACAAGAGCAGGCAAAATTTAAAAATTCAAATGAAAAGATTAATGCCAATGAAGAATTTAAAGAAAAAAGAAAAAAGAAAAATCGCAACTTACCTTCTAAGCTTAGCGGAAATGAAGATTGGCAAATAGCTCTTGCAGAATGTATAGAAGCAAATCGTGTTTCACATGAAAATCGTTTACATCCCTTAAAATATAATAATTCTAGCGAACACAAAATTCGCGTTATTCCTCTTGGGGGGCTTGGCGAAATTGGTGGAAATATTACCGTTTTTGAAACCAATAATGAAGCAATTATTGTAGATATTGGTATGAGTTTTCCAGATGGAACAATGCACGGGGTAGATATAATCATACCTGATTTTAGCTATATTAGAAAAATTAAGGATAAAATAAAAGGTATTATTATCACTCATGCACATGAAGATCATATAGGAGCTGTGCCATATTTTTTCAAAGAATTCCAATTTCCTATTTATGCTACGCCTTTAGCTCTTGGAATGATTTCAAATAAATTTGAAGAACATAATCTTAAGGCTGAAAGAAAATGGTTTAGACCAGTTGAGAAAAGAAAGGTCTATGAAATAGGCGAATTTAGTGTAGAATGGATTCATATTACTCATTCTATTATTGATGCTTCAGCTTTGGTAATCAAAACCAATGCGGGAACAATTATCCATACAGGAGATTTTAAAATAGACCAAACTCCAATAGATGGTTATCCTAGTGATTTAAATCGTTTGGCCTATTATGGAGAAGAGGGCGTTTTATGTCTTTTAAGCGATAGTACTAATTCTTATAAAGAAGGTTATACTAAAAGTGAAAGTTCAGTAGGACCAACCTTTGATCAAATTTTTTCTAAGACTAAAGGTAGAGTGATTATGAGTACCTTTAGTTCAAATATACACCGTGTTTTTCAAGCAATAAGTTATGGGCTAAAATATGGTAGAAAAGTTTGTGTTATAGGTCGCTCTATGGAAAGAAATCTTTATACGGCTATGGAGCTTGGCTATATTAAATTAGATCGTAAAATTTTTATCGATGCAGATGAAGTGAATAAATTTAAAGATAATGAAGTTTTGATTGTAACCACTGGAAGCCAAGGTGAGACTATGAGTGCACTATATAGAATGGCAACGGATGAGCATAAATTTATCAAAATAAAACCTACAGATCAGATTATTATTTCTGCTAAGGCAATTCCAGGTAATGAAGCTAATGTATCTGCAGTTCTTGATTATCTTTTAAAGGCTGGAGCTAAAGTTGCATATCAAGAATTTAGCGAAATTCATGTGAGCGGTCATGCAAGCATAGAAGAGCAAAAATTAATGCTAACACTTGTAAAACCTAAATTTTTCTTACCAGTACATGGAGAGTATAATCATATTTTAAAGCACAAAGAAACAGCTATGAAATGTGGAGTTCCAGAAAGAAATATTTATCTTATGAGCGATGGAGATCAAGTTGAAATTTGTCAAAAATATATCAAGCGCGTTAAAACGGTTAAAACCGGTAAAGTTTTTGTAGATAATCAAATCAATAAGCAAATTGCTGATGATGTTGTAATCGATCGTCAAAATTTAGCGGATAATGGTATTGTAGTGATTATTGCTCAGCTTGATAAAGCGACAAAAACTCTTATTAACAAACCTAGAGTTTTTAGCTATGGACTTGTAGCTGATAAACATGATCATGCTTTTTCTAAAGAAATGGCGGATATTTTGAGTCAGTTTTTTGCCAATGTAAAAGACGAAATTTTAAATGATCCAAGATTTTTAGAAAATCAAATCAGACAGGTATTAAGAAAGCATATTTTTAGAAAAATCAAAAAATACCCAACTATAGTTCCAACTATTTTTGTAATGTGA
- a CDS encoding purine-nucleoside phosphorylase, translating into MTVCAGGNENFSFAKSIGIGLIESSINLTELCLKEKPKSLLFIGSCGIYDKGEILGIYESSHVFNIEYSQISENFYTPTLNEIHFNSDVKNVSQETSYKINSSNYICQNTSAAKKLARFGLDFENMEVFSVFSVAKKFNIQAKCILCATNFCNENAHEDFLKNHKKAKEKLENYLQEHKYI; encoded by the coding sequence ATGACTGTTTGTGCTGGCGGTAATGAAAATTTTTCCTTTGCTAAAAGTATTGGAATTGGTCTCATAGAATCGAGCATTAACTTAACAGAACTTTGTTTAAAAGAAAAACCTAAAAGCCTACTTTTTATAGGAAGTTGTGGAATTTATGACAAGGGAGAAATTCTTGGAATTTATGAAAGTTCTCATGTTTTTAATATAGAATATTCTCAAATCAGCGAAAATTTTTATACACCAACGCTTAATGAAATTCATTTTAATTCTGATGTTAAAAATGTTTCACAAGAAACATCTTATAAAATAAATTCTTCAAATTATATTTGTCAAAACACTTCTGCAGCTAAAAAATTAGCTCGATTTGGATTGGATTTTGAAAATATGGAAGTTTTTTCTGTCTTTAGCGTCGCAAAAAAATTTAATATTCAAGCAAAATGTATTTTGTGTGCAACAAATTTTTGCAATGAAAATGCTCATGAAGATTTTCTAAAAAATCATAAAAAAGCTAAAGAAAAATTAGAAAATTACTTACAAGAACACAAATATATTTAA
- the rplC gene encoding 50S ribosomal protein L3, with translation MEYIVEKIGMSRTINSPSIAVTLLKVVNTKVCEVENGKAIVAYSKGKTNNKCIAGQQKKYNLSAEFNRFATLEVANTEAGDLDETPLSEAKILKVSFNSKGRGYSGVMKRHNFAGGPASHGSRFHRRHGSIGNREWPGRVQPGMKMAGHYGNTKITVKNEVVSYDSENKILVVKGAVPGYNGAMGKIRIAK, from the coding sequence ATGGAATATATTGTAGAAAAAATTGGAATGAGTAGAACTATCAATAGTCCAAGTATCGCTGTAACTTTGCTAAAGGTTGTTAATACAAAAGTATGCGAAGTTGAAAATGGAAAAGCGATAGTAGCATATTCAAAAGGTAAAACAAATAATAAATGTATCGCGGGACAACAAAAAAAATACAATCTTTCTGCTGAATTTAATCGTTTTGCAACTTTAGAAGTGGCAAATACTGAAGCAGGTGATTTAGATGAAACCCCATTGAGTGAAGCTAAAATTTTAAAAGTAAGTTTCAATTCTAAAGGTAGAGGTTATAGCGGTGTTATGAAACGACATAATTTTGCTGGAGGTCCGGCAAGCCACGGTTCAAGATTTCATAGACGCCATGGTTCTATTGGTAACAGAGAATGGCCAGGTCGTGTTCAACCAGGTATGAAAATGGCAGGGCATTATGGAAATACAAAAATAACTGTTAAAAATGAAGTTGTGTCTTATGATAGTGAAAATAAGATTTTAGTTGTTAAAGGTGCAGTTCCAGGATATAATGGAGCTATGGGTAAAATAAGGATTGCAAAATGA
- a CDS encoding type II asparaginase — protein sequence MKNIISLIVFLLLSVSCLEAKPKIVILATGGTIAGSIDSELETTGYKAGVIGVETLIKAVPQIKDIAQVSGEQIANIDSSNMNDEIWLKLAKKINELLKKDVDGIVITHGTDTMEETAYFLNLTVKSNKPVVLVGAMRPATAMSADGPKNLYNAVALAANENAKNKGVMIAMDDKILGARGVVKTHTLNVDAFTSPDFGNLGYIVDGKVFFYNTISKDHTTKTPFDVSKLKTLPKVDILYTYSNDGSGVAAKALFENGTQGLVIAGSGAGSIHENQKEVLKDLIKKGLKVVVSTRVVAGSVAINKDDQNLGFISAQNLNPQKARVLLMLALTKTHNNAQIQKYFEKY from the coding sequence ATGAAAAATATCATTTCATTGATAGTATTTTTACTATTGAGTGTCAGTTGCTTAGAAGCTAAGCCAAAAATTGTAATTTTAGCCACAGGTGGAACCATAGCTGGTTCAATTGATAGTGAACTTGAAACAACAGGATATAAAGCTGGAGTTATAGGAGTAGAAACTTTAATCAAGGCTGTTCCTCAAATTAAAGATATAGCTCAAGTAAGTGGAGAACAAATTGCTAATATCGATAGTTCTAATATGAATGATGAGATTTGGTTAAAATTAGCCAAAAAAATCAATGAATTACTTAAAAAAGATGTTGATGGTATTGTAATTACTCACGGAACTGATACTATGGAAGAGACTGCTTATTTTTTAAATTTAACCGTAAAAAGCAATAAGCCTGTTGTTTTGGTAGGCGCTATGCGTCCAGCAACTGCTATGAGTGCAGATGGTCCTAAAAATCTTTACAATGCTGTAGCTTTAGCAGCCAACGAAAATGCAAAAAATAAAGGTGTAATGATTGCAATGGATGATAAAATACTAGGTGCAAGAGGAGTAGTTAAAACCCATACTCTTAATGTTGATGCTTTTACTTCACCTGATTTTGGAAATTTAGGTTATATTGTTGATGGAAAAGTCTTTTTCTACAATACAATTTCAAAGGATCACACTACAAAAACTCCTTTTGATGTTAGTAAATTAAAAACTTTGCCAAAAGTTGATATACTTTATACTTATTCTAATGATGGAAGTGGCGTTGCAGCTAAAGCTTTATTTGAAAATGGTACACAAGGTTTAGTTATAGCAGGAAGTGGAGCTGGAAGCATTCATGAGAATCAAAAAGAAGTCTTAAAGGATTTGATAAAAAAAGGATTGAAAGTAGTTGTAAGTACTAGAGTCGTCGCGGGATCTGTAGCAATAAATAAAGATGATCAAAATTTAGGCTTTATTAGTGCTCAAAATTTAAACCCGCAAAAAGCAAGAGTTCTTTTGATGTTGGCTCTTACAAAAACTCACAATAATGCTCAAATTCAAAAATATTTTGAAAAATACTAA